GATCGCAACGGTGAAGCGAGTTCTCTCAATAATTTGGGACTTGCTTATTTAAGTCTGGGAGAATATCAAAAGGCGATAGAGTTCAATCAGCAGTCTCTTTCTATTTTTCAAGAAATAGGCAATCGCAACGGTGAAGCGAATTCCCTTAATAATCTGGGACTTGCTTATTGGAGTCTGGGACAATACCAAAAAGCGAT
This is a stretch of genomic DNA from Planktothrix tepida PCC 9214. It encodes these proteins:
- a CDS encoding tetratricopeptide repeat protein, which gives rise to DRNGEASSLNNLGLAYLSLGEYQKAIEFNQQSLSIFQEIGNRNGEANSLNNLGLAYWSLGQYQKAIEFFQQSLSIGQEIGDRNGEASSLNNLGLAYLSLGEYQKA